In Euphorbia lathyris chromosome 10, ddEupLath1.1, whole genome shotgun sequence, the DNA window atatatatatatatatatatatatatttagtattaaaactgattaaatatatatatttagtatTAAAACTGATTAAATCCAAGTCAATTGTTCAAAATTCGTAACTTAAAAACTGAATTAATACCTAATTTTTGATATGTACTAAATTAATTATAACTATTAACTTTATGAACTTTTTGacccttattttttttaatcggtAATATGTATAATATTTAAAGGTGTTACAtcatgaccattgaactttactcattttaatattgtgatcactgaatttcaattcttaacggtataatTACTGAACTTTATCCTTTTTAATACCAATGGCCACTCAACGTTTCtattgacggtctcaaaataaaaaattcgaagagctaatgatattctaaggaactttgaattttttttgttttgatatCATTCcggacaactttaattcttaaatattttcattttgaggtcgttaacggtcattttaagaagttagttaaagttgagtagcCACCGGTGTTACAAAATGTAAAGTTTAATTGTCacaccgttaagaattgaaatcagtcgccacaatattaaaatggataaagtttaatgaccatggatgtaatttacccaatatttAAAATACATGTCAATTTGTACGATTTAAGTCATAAAACtgtcttttgaaaaaaaaggaaGTTAGAATACTTGTATCCTTGCATAATTTCTCAAGTACAAGTTAGTTAGAAGTTCATGCCTAAACTTATTTTGTACTAAATTGATCAACTTCAAACTTAATTCATGtctaagctaattgaaaaagttaTAAAACCAACATTTCAaactttttttatcaaatacTATTCTTAAATGTTTGTAAAATAGCTCaaacctttaatttaattctaatatattttttttaccaaatagGGTTTTGGACTAAATTAATCATGATGACCATCTTTATGGAGCTTTTtgacctttatttttttttttttttaagaaattggtaatgtgtataatatttaaaatacatGTCAATTTGTACAAGGTCCTCTATTTAAGTTAGAATAGTCGTCGCATCCTTGTATAATTTCTCAAGTACAAGGTAAAAGTTCAAATTCATACCTAAACTTAACTTTGTACTAAATTGATCAAACTTCAAACTTTATTCTTATTCTTATAATATAATAACCACACACAACATATGTGTGTACACTTGTTCTTTTCCACCATCATTCCCCTAGCGATGGTGATTTTGCCGTTTtaagaggaagaaagaagtcTCAGAATCCCAAACACAGGCAGAGAGGAGACAATAAATGTAGGCAAAAAAGGCGAGAATGGCAGCAGCAAGAACGAAATTGACAGGAGTCTTTTCCATTTTTGCTAAAAGTACCAAAAAAACCTGGAATTCTTCAAGCTCAGCATCATGCCCCGGTTTATTAGCGCGGTATTCATCTATCGCTGCGGCGGCGGAACCAGATGTTGTCGGTTTGGAAATATTAGGAGCCAAGGATTATGTTGATTACAGGAGGTCTTTGTACGGTGATATCACTCATAAGGCTTTGCTTGTTGATGCTGTTGGTACTCTTCTTATTCCTTCTCAACCTATGGCTCAGGTACTCTTTTATTGATATTTTTAGTTATAATTACTCGTCGTACGCCTGTAATTTCTGTTTTTGAGAAATGATTTTGGTTCTGTATATATGCAATTGTACATGAAATATTGTTGTTTGTAGATATATAGACAAATTGGTGAGAAATATGGGGTTCAGTACTCTGAAGATGAGATTCTGAAAAGGTACCGACGGGCGTATGAGCAGCCTTGGGGCAGATCTCGGCTCAGGTTTGTTACTTTCTTCTTTACTTTATATGGAAATACTTAAATAGTCATAAATGTTTGGGAAATTCTTTGTTTTTGGGGCAGAAAGAGGCAAGAAAGCTTAATGATGCCTTTATGCAGACTAAGTTATGGTATTGGATTGAAGTTAGAACATTTAATAGGCTAATTGTTTTGTTTACTTTCGATTCACACAAGCTTAAGAGAGAATCCCAAAAGAGAATAATTGCTTTCTATTGAATCTAATTTGGGAAACAGAACAAATGTGATAAATGGGAAACTATGTTGCACATACACTTCCCCTTCTATAGCATTTCTGCTTTTTGCCTCTGTGCCCGTTTCTGTTTGAAGGCTACTTTAGGAGGGTTATgttta includes these proteins:
- the LOC136209736 gene encoding uncharacterized protein isoform X2, whose translation is MAAARTKLTGVFSIFAKSTKKTWNSSSSASCPGLLARYSSIAAAAEPDVVGLEILGAKDYVDYRRSLYGDITHKALLVDAVGTLLIPSQPMAQIYRQIGEKYGVQYSEDEILKRYRRAYEQPWGRSRLRYVNDGRPFWQFIVSSSTGCSDSQYFEEVYSYYTTEKAWHLCDPNAEKVFKALRKAGVKTAVVSNFDTRLRPLLQALNCDHWFDAVAVSAEVRYVPLEMCRGFVSVSVFVSMQHR